One window of the Pedosphaera parvula Ellin514 genome contains the following:
- a CDS encoding outer membrane beta-barrel protein, producing GTSSNAWNPYADLSVVYTYMDGGSVTLGFRNSRNATDVGAFSPGSGITQDQESSTLYGTISQKITPKLTGTLSGQYQNSTFFGGPFNGQSDTFYLLGLNLAYQFTHYLSAEVGYNYDQLSSDIPSRGFDRNRVYLGVTASY from the coding sequence CGGCACCTCCAGCAACGCTTGGAACCCTTACGCAGACCTGAGTGTCGTCTACACCTATATGGATGGTGGAAGTGTTACCTTGGGATTTCGTAATTCACGTAACGCGACCGATGTTGGTGCGTTTAGCCCGGGTTCAGGCATAACTCAAGATCAAGAGTCCTCCACTTTGTACGGAACCATCAGTCAGAAGATAACGCCTAAATTAACTGGTACATTGTCAGGCCAATATCAGAATTCAACCTTCTTTGGCGGGCCATTTAATGGTCAATCAGATACCTTTTATTTGCTCGGGTTGAATTTGGCCTATCAGTTCACTCACTATCTGTCAGCAGAAGTGGGGTATAACTACGATCAGCTCTCTTCAGATATTCCATCCCGAGGTTTCGATCGGAATAGGGTATATCTGGGCGTGACTGCCAGCTATTAA